The Pseudomonas iranensis genome includes a window with the following:
- a CDS encoding aldehyde dehydrogenase: MTTLTRADWEQRARDLKIEGRAFLNGEYTDAVSGETFECISPVDGRLLGKIASCDAADADRAVENARATFNSGVWSRLAPTKRKATMIRFASLLKQHAEELALLETLDMGKPISDSLYIDVPGAAQALSWSGEAIDKIYDEVAATPHDQLGLVTREPVGVVGAIVPWNFPLMMACWKLGPALSTGNSVILKPSEKSPLTAIRIAALAIEAGIPKGVLNVLPGYGHTVGKALGLHNDVDTLVFTGSTKIAKQLMVYAGESNMKRVWLEAGGKSPNIVFADAPDLQAAAESAASAIAFNQGEVCTAGSRLLVERSIKDKFLPMVIEALKAWKPGNPLDPATNVGALVDTQQMNTVLSYIESGHSDGAKLVAGGKRILQETGGTYVEPTIFDGVSNAMKIAQEEIFGPVLSVIAFDSAEEAIQIANDTPYGLAAAVWTQDISKAHLTAKALRAGSVWVNQYDGGDMTAPFGGFKQSGNGRDKSLHAFDKYTELKATWIKL; encoded by the coding sequence ATGACCACCCTGACTCGTGCCGACTGGGAACAACGCGCCCGCGATCTGAAAATCGAAGGCCGCGCCTTCCTGAATGGCGAATACACCGACGCCGTCTCCGGCGAAACCTTCGAATGCATCAGCCCGGTCGATGGCCGTCTGCTCGGCAAGATCGCCAGCTGTGACGCCGCCGACGCCGACCGTGCCGTGGAAAACGCCCGCGCCACTTTCAATTCCGGCGTCTGGTCGCGCCTGGCGCCGACCAAGCGCAAAGCCACCATGATCCGCTTCGCGAGCCTGTTGAAACAGCACGCCGAAGAACTGGCGCTGCTGGAAACCCTCGACATGGGCAAGCCGATCAGCGATTCGCTGTACATCGACGTACCGGGTGCGGCGCAGGCGTTGAGCTGGAGCGGCGAAGCGATCGACAAGATCTACGACGAAGTCGCGGCGACTCCACATGATCAACTGGGGCTGGTGACTCGCGAGCCGGTGGGCGTGGTCGGCGCTATCGTGCCGTGGAACTTCCCGCTGATGATGGCCTGCTGGAAACTCGGCCCGGCGCTGTCGACCGGTAACTCGGTGATCCTCAAGCCGTCGGAAAAGTCGCCGCTGACCGCCATCCGTATCGCTGCGCTGGCCATTGAAGCCGGGATTCCGAAAGGCGTGCTCAACGTGCTGCCGGGCTATGGCCACACCGTCGGCAAGGCGCTGGGTCTGCACAATGACGTCGACACGCTGGTGTTCACCGGTTCGACCAAGATTGCCAAGCAACTGATGGTCTATGCCGGCGAATCGAACATGAAACGCGTCTGGCTGGAAGCCGGCGGCAAGAGCCCGAACATCGTCTTCGCCGATGCGCCGGATCTGCAGGCCGCCGCTGAATCCGCCGCCAGCGCCATCGCCTTCAACCAGGGCGAAGTGTGCACCGCCGGTTCGCGTCTGCTGGTCGAGCGTTCGATCAAGGACAAATTCCTGCCAATGGTGATCGAGGCGCTGAAAGCCTGGAAGCCGGGCAATCCGCTGGACCCGGCGACCAACGTCGGTGCGCTGGTCGATACCCAGCAGATGAACACCGTGCTGTCGTACATCGAATCCGGCCATAGCGATGGCGCCAAACTGGTCGCCGGCGGCAAGCGCATCCTCCAGGAGACCGGCGGCACTTACGTTGAGCCAACCATTTTCGATGGTGTGAGCAATGCGATGAAGATTGCCCAGGAAGAGATTTTCGGCCCGGTGTTGTCGGTGATCGCTTTCGACAGTGCCGAAGAAGCCATCCAGATCGCCAACGACACGCCATATGGTCTGGCCGCAGCGGTGTGGACCCAGGACATCTCCAAGGCGCACCTGACCGCCAAGGCCTTGCGCGCCGGTAGCGTGTGGGTCAACCAGTACGATGGCGGCGACATGACCGCGCCGTTCGGTGGCTTCAAACAGTCGGGCAACGGTCGCGACAAATCGCTGCATG
- a CDS encoding cupin domain-containing protein produces MNIQNVVDISLASSEAERYRPDPAKVLKGDPEQAVFHQYDSPCGQMGVGVWEGAVGQWTVNYTEHEYCEILQGVSVLRDSDGNAKTLRVGDRFVIPAGFRGTWEVLEACRKVYVIFEQKA; encoded by the coding sequence ATGAACATCCAGAACGTCGTCGACATCAGCCTCGCCAGCAGCGAAGCCGAGCGCTATCGCCCGGACCCGGCGAAGGTGCTCAAGGGTGACCCTGAGCAGGCGGTGTTTCATCAATACGACAGCCCTTGTGGGCAAATGGGCGTGGGCGTGTGGGAAGGCGCGGTGGGTCAGTGGACGGTGAATTACACCGAGCATGAGTACTGCGAGATTCTGCAGGGGGTTTCGGTATTGCGTGACAGCGATGGCAATGCCAAGACTTTGCGCGTTGGCGATCGCTTCGTGATTCCGGCGGGGTTTCGCGGGACCTGGGAAGTGCTGGAGGCTTGCCGCAAGGTTTATGTGATCTTTGAACAGAAGGCTTGA
- the rpmG gene encoding 50S ribosomal protein L33 has translation MRELIRLISSAGTGHFYTTDKNKRTTPDKIEIKKYDPVVRKHVMYKEGKIK, from the coding sequence ATGCGTGAATTGATTCGTTTGATTTCGAGCGCCGGTACTGGTCACTTCTACACTACCGACAAGAACAAGCGTACTACCCCGGACAAAATCGAGATCAAGAAATATGATCCGGTTGTTCGCAAGCACGTGATGTACAAGGAAGGCAAAATCAAGTAA
- the rpmB gene encoding 50S ribosomal protein L28: MSRVCQVTGKGPVTGNNISHANNKTRRRFLPNLQHHRFWVEEEKRFVRLRVSAKGMRIIDKRGITVVLAELRRDGKI, translated from the coding sequence ATGTCGAGAGTATGTCAAGTTACCGGTAAGGGTCCGGTGACTGGGAATAACATTTCCCACGCAAACAACAAAACCCGTCGTCGTTTCCTGCCGAACCTGCAGCATCACCGCTTCTGGGTTGAAGAAGAGAAACGTTTTGTGCGTCTGCGCGTATCTGCCAAAGGCATGCGTATCATCGACAAGCGTGGCATCACTGTCGTGCTCGCCGAACTTCGCCGCGATGGCAAGATTTAA
- a CDS encoding ABC transporter substrate-binding protein — MRLAALPLLLAPLLLSPLAQAAALSVCTEASPEGFDVVQYNSLTTTNASADVLMNRLVDFDTASGKVIPSLADSWEVSTDGLTYVFKLHPQVKFHTTDYFKPSRELSAEDVKFSFDRMLDPANPWHKVAQSGFPHAQSMQLPSLIKKIDALDPLTVRFTLDHPDSTFLATLSMGFASIYSAEYADKLMKAGATDKLNSQPIGTGPFVFNRFQKDAAIRYKANPDYFRGKPAVDPLIFAITPDANVRLQKLRRNECQIVLSPKPLDVQAALKEPSLKVEKTDAFMTAFVGINSQHPPLDKPEVRQAINLAFDKANYIKAVFEDTAEAANGPYPPNTWSYAKNLPGYPHDVAKAKALLAKAGLKDGFQTTIWTRPSGSLLNPNPSLGAQMLQSDLAEIGIQAEIRVIEWGELIRRAKAGEHDLLFMGWAGDNGDPDNFLTPQFSCAAVKSGTNFARYCNADLDKLISAGKTTSEQGVRTKLYEQAQAQIQQQALWLPLAHPTAYALTRKDINGYSVSPFGRQDYSRVNLK, encoded by the coding sequence ATGCGCCTCGCTGCCTTACCCCTGTTACTCGCTCCGCTGTTGCTGAGCCCCCTCGCCCAGGCCGCCGCGTTGAGCGTGTGTACCGAGGCCAGCCCCGAAGGGTTCGACGTGGTGCAGTACAACTCGCTGACCACCACCAATGCTTCGGCTGACGTACTGATGAACCGCTTGGTGGATTTCGACACCGCCAGTGGCAAGGTCATCCCGAGCCTCGCCGACAGCTGGGAAGTCAGCACCGACGGCCTCACCTATGTGTTCAAACTGCACCCGCAGGTGAAATTTCACACAACCGACTACTTCAAGCCGAGCCGCGAGCTGAGTGCCGAGGACGTCAAATTCAGCTTCGACCGCATGCTTGACCCGGCCAACCCGTGGCACAAAGTCGCCCAGAGCGGCTTCCCCCATGCGCAGTCGATGCAACTGCCGAGCCTGATCAAGAAGATCGACGCCCTCGACCCGCTGACCGTGCGCTTTACCCTCGACCATCCGGATTCGACCTTCCTCGCGACCCTGAGCATGGGCTTCGCCTCGATCTACTCCGCCGAATATGCCGACAAACTGATGAAGGCCGGCGCCACCGACAAACTCAACAGCCAGCCGATCGGCACCGGCCCGTTCGTGTTCAATCGCTTCCAGAAAGACGCGGCGATTCGCTACAAGGCCAATCCGGACTATTTCCGTGGCAAGCCTGCCGTCGACCCGTTGATTTTCGCCATCACGCCGGACGCCAACGTGCGCCTGCAAAAGCTGCGGCGCAATGAATGCCAGATTGTCCTGTCGCCAAAACCATTGGACGTACAGGCTGCGCTGAAGGAACCGTCGCTGAAAGTCGAAAAGACTGACGCGTTCATGACCGCTTTCGTGGGCATCAACAGCCAGCATCCGCCACTGGACAAACCGGAAGTGCGCCAGGCGATCAACCTCGCTTTCGACAAGGCCAACTACATCAAAGCCGTGTTCGAGGACACCGCCGAAGCGGCCAACGGCCCGTACCCGCCGAACACTTGGAGCTATGCCAAGAACCTGCCGGGCTATCCGCACGACGTGGCCAAGGCCAAGGCGCTGCTGGCCAAGGCCGGCTTGAAGGATGGCTTCCAGACCACAATCTGGACGCGTCCATCAGGCAGCCTGCTCAACCCGAACCCAAGTCTCGGCGCGCAGATGTTGCAGTCGGATCTGGCCGAGATCGGCATCCAGGCGGAGATCCGCGTGATCGAGTGGGGCGAACTGATTCGCCGCGCCAAGGCCGGCGAACACGACCTGCTGTTCATGGGCTGGGCCGGTGACAACGGCGACCCAGACAACTTCCTCACTCCGCAGTTTTCCTGCGCAGCAGTGAAGTCCGGGACCAACTTCGCGCGGTACTGCAACGCCGATCTGGACAAGCTGATCAGCGCCGGCAAGACCACCAGCGAGCAGGGCGTGCGCACCAAGCTGTATGAACAGGCACAGGCGCAGATCCAGCAGCAGGCGTTGTGGCTGCCATTGGCGCACCCGACGGCGTATGCGCTGACGCGCAAGGACATCAACGGCTATTCGGTGAGCCCGTTCGGTCGGCAAGACTATTCCAGGGTCAACCTCAAATAA
- the radC gene encoding RadC family protein, with amino-acid sequence MSIRDWPAAERPRERLLEHGAGSLSDAELLAIFLRTGLPGKSAVDLARHLLTQFGGLRLLLEADQDAFSKQMGLGPAKFAQLQAAQEMSKRHLAERSRQKPALENPQVVRDYLKAMLRHEPHEVFGCLFLDSKHQVLNFEALFRGSIDNTSVHPREVVKRALANNAAAVILCHNHPSGNTDPSQADRLLTKRLQKALELIDVRVLDHFIVGDGEPLSMAECGWM; translated from the coding sequence ATGAGTATTCGCGATTGGCCGGCGGCGGAACGGCCGCGGGAAAGGCTGTTGGAACACGGCGCAGGGAGTCTTTCGGACGCTGAGCTGTTGGCGATTTTTCTGCGCACCGGATTGCCCGGAAAAAGCGCAGTCGACCTTGCCAGACATCTGCTGACGCAATTCGGTGGCCTGCGTTTGCTGCTCGAGGCCGATCAGGACGCATTCAGCAAACAAATGGGCCTCGGCCCGGCCAAATTCGCCCAGCTGCAAGCCGCGCAGGAAATGAGCAAGCGCCATCTGGCCGAGCGCTCACGACAGAAGCCGGCACTGGAGAACCCACAGGTCGTCCGCGATTACCTCAAGGCGATGCTGCGGCACGAGCCGCACGAGGTGTTCGGCTGCCTGTTTCTCGATTCAAAGCATCAGGTGCTGAATTTCGAGGCGCTGTTTCGCGGCTCTATCGACAATACCAGCGTGCACCCTAGGGAGGTGGTGAAGCGCGCGCTGGCCAATAACGCCGCAGCGGTGATCCTCTGTCACAACCACCCGTCCGGCAACACCGATCCGAGTCAGGCCGATCGGCTGCTGACCAAGCGCCTGCAGAAAGCGCTGGAGCTGATTGACGTGCGAGTGCTTGATCACTTCATCGTCGGAGACGGCGAACCGCTGTCGATGGCGGAGTGTGGCTGGATGTAG
- the coaBC gene encoding bifunctional phosphopantothenoylcysteine decarboxylase/phosphopantothenate--cysteine ligase CoaBC produces the protein MQRLYRKRIVLGVGGGIAAYKSADLVRRLIDQGAEVRVVMTHGGAEFITPLTMQALSGHPVHLDLLDPAAEAAMGHIELAKWADLVLIAPATADLIARLAQGIANDLLTTLVLATDAVVAVAPAMNQAMWRDPATQANLQLLESRGLKTFGPASGSQACGDVGMGRMMEATDLALLAADCFQRQALTGKHVVITAGPTQENIDPVRYITNHSSGKMGFALAEAAVEAGARVTLISGPVHLPTPDRVTRIDVVSARDMLAACESTMPCDVFISSAAVADYRPEVVAPHKLKKDPTSGDGFVLQMVRNPDILATIATRPDRPFSVGFAAETEHLLDYAARKLKDKNLDLIVANDVANPSIGFNSEENACSVIDRELHATVFAQTSKSKIARQLVTFIAERLNQV, from the coding sequence ATGCAGCGGCTGTATCGGAAACGCATCGTTCTGGGCGTCGGCGGCGGCATTGCGGCCTACAAGAGCGCCGATCTGGTTCGCCGCCTGATCGACCAGGGTGCCGAAGTGCGCGTGGTCATGACCCATGGCGGCGCCGAATTCATCACCCCGCTGACCATGCAGGCCCTGTCGGGCCACCCGGTTCACCTCGACTTGCTCGACCCTGCCGCCGAAGCCGCCATGGGCCATATCGAGCTGGCGAAATGGGCCGATCTGGTGCTGATCGCCCCGGCCACCGCCGACCTGATCGCCCGCCTGGCCCAAGGCATTGCCAACGATCTGCTGACCACGCTGGTGTTGGCCACCGACGCTGTGGTTGCTGTCGCGCCAGCAATGAATCAGGCGATGTGGCGCGACCCGGCGACCCAGGCCAACCTGCAACTGTTGGAGAGCCGTGGCCTGAAGACTTTCGGCCCGGCCTCGGGCAGCCAGGCCTGCGGCGACGTCGGCATGGGCCGCATGATGGAAGCCACCGATCTGGCACTGCTCGCCGCCGATTGCTTCCAGCGCCAGGCATTGACCGGCAAGCATGTGGTGATCACCGCCGGTCCGACTCAGGAAAACATCGACCCGGTGCGCTACATCACCAACCACAGCTCGGGAAAAATGGGCTTTGCCCTCGCCGAAGCAGCCGTGGAAGCCGGCGCCCGAGTCACTTTGATCAGCGGCCCGGTGCACCTGCCGACGCCTGATCGCGTGACGCGGATCGATGTGGTCAGCGCCCGCGACATGCTCGCCGCCTGCGAATCGACCATGCCTTGCGACGTGTTCATCTCGTCGGCAGCGGTGGCGGACTACCGCCCGGAAGTAGTAGCTCCGCATAAACTCAAGAAAGATCCTACGAGCGGTGACGGCTTCGTCCTGCAAATGGTGCGCAACCCGGACATCCTTGCCACCATCGCGACCCGTCCCGACCGTCCGTTCAGTGTCGGCTTCGCTGCCGAAACCGAACACCTGCTCGACTACGCTGCACGCAAGCTGAAGGACAAGAATCTCGATCTGATCGTCGCCAACGACGTCGCCAACCCGAGCATCGGTTTCAACAGCGAAGAAAACGCCTGCAGCGTCATCGACCGTGAGCTGCACGCCACGGTTTTCGCCCAGACCAGCAAGAGCAAGATCGCTCGCCAACTGGTCACTTTTATCGCCGAACGTCTGAACCAGGTTTAA
- the dut gene encoding dUTP diphosphatase, whose amino-acid sequence MHALQAKILDPRIGTEFPLPQYATPGSAGLDLRAMLEQDIVIKPGETVLIPTGLSVYIGDPNLAALILPRSGMGHKHGIVLGNLVGLIDSDYQGPLMVSCWNRGQSDFTMTVGERLAQLVLVPVVQAHFEMVEEFVETERGTGGFGHTGTK is encoded by the coding sequence ATGCACGCTTTGCAAGCCAAGATCCTCGATCCACGCATCGGCACCGAATTCCCGCTGCCGCAATATGCCACTCCGGGCTCCGCCGGCCTCGACCTGCGCGCCATGCTGGAACAGGACATCGTGATCAAACCGGGTGAAACCGTGCTGATTCCCACCGGTCTGTCGGTCTATATCGGCGACCCGAATCTCGCCGCGCTGATCCTGCCGCGCTCGGGCATGGGCCACAAACATGGCATCGTGCTGGGCAATCTGGTCGGCCTGATCGACTCCGACTACCAGGGCCCGCTGATGGTCTCCTGCTGGAACCGCGGCCAGAGCGACTTCACCATGACCGTCGGCGAACGTCTGGCGCAATTGGTGCTGGTGCCGGTGGTGCAGGCGCATTTCGAAATGGTTGAAGAGTTTGTCGAGACCGAGCGCGGTACCGGTGGCTTTGGCCATACCGGCACCAAATAA